The DNA segment TTTCGAATGTCTCGAATGCCTAAACCTCATTCCTCTCGCGGTTTACAAATGTTTTTCCAGCTTATCCATGATATCGGCTTATTATCCTTTCCCCATCACCACAAGAACCTCCTTTGAATGCTGATGATGCTTTTGCATACCGACTCCGGTGCTTTAAACAGAGAGATGTAGTAGAGCGGTACAACAGTAATGACAGATTTCACCAAACATATTCTGCCTGCCATAGATAGAAATCTCCCTTTCCATACACTAAGTCTAGATTTCAGTTTATTCAGGACAGGCTCCCAGAACTTTTTCTTCCTTGGATTACCCCCCACCTCAATACCCAAGTAGTTAAACGGTGTTTTCATCGTAGTGCAATTTAAAGTCTTGGTGTAGCAGTCAATGTCTTTATCAAGGACATTAAGACCTGTGAGCTTTGATTTGTGGAAGTTGATTTTTAGCCCTGATGCTAGCTCAAAACCCCTCAGAATAGCCTTAAGAGTCACCACATTGGTGAAGGAATCCTCACAGAAGAATAAGGTGTCATCTGCAAACTGTAGGAGGCTCATAAGGGTCTCCTTTCTTCCTACCTTCAGGCCAGTTAATAAGTTGGCCTTTACAGCTTCCCTTACTAGCCCCGTAAGGCCTTCTGCTACCACTAGAAAGAGAAAAGGTGTTAATGGGTCACCCTGACGCAACCCTCTAGATGGCATAAACTCTTTCGTTGGGCTTCCATTTACCAGAACTGATACCGATGCGCTCTCCATACACCCTCTAATCCACAGGATCCACCTATTGTGAAAGTCCATCCTTTGTTGCATATAATAGAGGAAGTCCCATCTAACTGAGTCATATGCTTTCTCGAAGTCCATTTTTAAGCATAGACCACTCCTCCCACCTCTCCTCAAGTCCTCTACCACCTCATTAGCCATAAGGATGCTGCTAAGATTCCTCTTCCCTTGAGGAATGCCGATTGACTTTCGTCAATGACATGGGGAAGAACATTCTTGATCCTTTCCACCAACACCTTTGCGATGATCTTATACATAGCACCCACCAGGGAGATTGGTCTGTACTGCTCAAGCTTAGCAGGATCCCTAACTTTGGGTACTAGAGCAACGAAGGATGCGTTGTAGCCCTTCGGAATACATCCAGTTTCGTGAAACAGAATCATCGCTGCCACAACTTCATCTTTCATAACTTCCCAGCTTTTCTTAAGGAAGTTAAAATTGAATCCATCCGGCCCTGGACTCTTCGTGCCTTCACACTGCCACACAACAtctcttatttcctttttcGTGAATTCAGCTATCAAGCTCAGACTGACCTCTGTCGAGAGAGACTTAAACTCAACCCCATCAAGCCTTACTCCAAGGTCTTTCGTTGCCTTGAACCTAGTCTTCTTTGCTTCTAGACGCACTGTACAaggttcctcacaccattgaCCCCCTACCTCAACTCCCTTAACTTCATTTCTAAGTCTTCTCCATCTCAGAATGGAGTGGTAGAAATTGGTACAAGAATCACCATACTTGAGCCAACTTGCTCTGGCTTTTTGGCGTATTAGAGATTCTAACTTCTTATCAAGTTCCCTTAGACGAGTTACCAGCACACTCCTTTTCAACCTATCAGCCTCTGTAAGGATTCCAGAACAGTCTTGACAGTCAAAATCCTCAATTTCCTGTAGAGTCCTCTTCTTACTTGTATTGATATCGCCGAACACATCCTTATTCCATACTTTTAGGTCACCCTTTAGACACTTCAGTTTTTCTTTAAACTTTACAAAAGCACTCCCCTGAACTGGGTAGGAATTCCACTTCTTTTTCACCATCTCACAGAAGCCTCTTTCCATAAACCATGCGTCAATGGTACGGAATGGCTTCGGACCCCAGTCTTTATCCAACGACTTCACCACTATTGCACTGTGGTCAAACACTTCTCTATTTTGAACATACTGTTTGCACATAGGCCAGTTATCCACCCACTCCCCAGAGACAAGTACTCTGTCTAATCTACTCTTTGCCGAGCCATTCGCGTTGAACCATGTGAATTTTTTACCCACTAAGGAAATATCAAACAAAAGATTAACATCAATAAAAGTATTGAACCCCTTGATCTCTCTTGAATGGTCGCTTGAGTGAACCCCCCTACCCGCGCTTCCTTTCCTTTCACTACGGCTTCTTATGGCATTAAAATCACCACATAAGCACCACACCTTGATTTGTGATGTAGCTTTGATGTTAGATAACTCCACCCAGAGAGATTGCTTGTCAGACAAGTTGCAACTGGAGTAGATATTCACCACTGCACAATCCATATTAGATTTGATGTAACTCTATCACATCATTGTTACGTCTACAACATCATATATGTGTTAGTATAGGGTGTCAACATATTATGACTCAAAGATTTTTACCATACGTTATCATGTCTCAATAACAATCTAACGTTGGAAAAACAATGATATATGTCGCAATCTTACTGTTATACTGTTCTGGATTTTCACTTATTGATGAGGCATTTTAAAACGAGATAAATGGGAAAGCAAATCTACTTTAAGTGGCGGCCATGGCTCTTTCACACACacagatatatatatattggaaCTTGCAATATTTATAGGCTCAACCATCCAACTTGGCCAAGATAGAAAGTCTTGAAAATTAGAAAGAGGAAGATGCCTTCCCTTTACATCACAACCAACCTTAACTTGGATGGAGTTGACACTGACCCTATCTTTTCTGAAGCCACCACTGCCGTCTCTACAATCATCGGAAAACCAGAAAAGGTAATTGTAAACCTTAATTTCCCTCCCTTTCTTTGCCAACTGAACTTATGATGATCACTTCATCtgtcttaatttattttattgtttaaaacTTCCTTTGTACGTTCTTTTACAGTCCTTGTTGACGTTGAAACAAATGCGGGCCTTGGTTCTTTTTTGGTTGATTAAACCATGATTTTTCTCAGTAAACTATCTATGTTGATGTTTATAATGAATCTGAATGACATACAAAATGATAGTTACCTCTAACTTCAACAGAATTTGAGGATAATGTTCAGGTTGTAAAAGATTTTCATGTAGCTAAGCAATTGACACCTTGTCTTACAGTGGGGTACTTTTTCATCTGGTGTCATGAAAACTTTTCACAGAAACATGCTATTATCACATCATACTTCTTATATTTATGCTTGTTGTAAGTGAAACatttataagattttttctCGGTTTTTAATTATCATGGGACCAAAGCTTTGATACGGGAACGAGTTCATTAATAAACTGTTCGATCTTAATTTGTGATTGttgttaattttcttttatgtgAATCTTTTCTGGTAACACCCATGAGTGATAGGAGAGTTGATGGTATCCGTTTTCGTTGAGGTACTCTTACTTGGAGAATGCATAACATAAAATCATTCATTGAATTTTGTTGGAGGAATAAAACGCACTATTTCTTTGTCGAAATCATGTGTGAAAAGGGAATGGATAGTGGAAAAAGTGGTATGATAAGAAATGCACTTTGGACGTAGAAGATTCGTATCTTAAATCATGTGGGGACTCCCACCAACATGCCACTATTATTTGTTTATCCAAATTCACATTAAACTTAGTCATTATgtcaatattaattttttttatcctatATAAGTGAGAAATttctttatttgaaatttcatGTTTTATATAATAGTTACAATTAAGAATGTGTTAAGGTTATGGTTAGTTGTTGATTATATTctgaattttatataaatactgtaattttgtaaattgtaattttatgttttttttttaaatttttttacataatcttTCATATAAACTGGGATATTCTatgtattttcttatttatacactataagaaaatcatgaaatagaaaccaattttagagacaaaaaaataattagttgttataatgactaaattagacatcatttcaaaaactaaaaaaacttttggtttctGAATCtagattagtttctattattgttaaatgatttctaaattggtatctaattagctaccaaagtttttgctaccaaatttagaatctaaataattggtagttaaaactttggtagctaattagataccaatttagaaactatttaacattaatagaaactaatttaaaaacaatttttttagtttttaaaattgtctataatttagtcactatatcaactaattattttttgtctctgaaattagtttctatttcatgattttcttgtagtgatatattttttctgattaaaaaaaatgtcaataTTGATAATCCATTAtcaatttctttttctatatCTATCTTCCTATATATTATATCATAATATCAACTACTATGACTATTATCTCTCTCATCCATCTCCATATCTCAAGAGTCAATTAGCATAAGTGTGAGAAAGTATTATAAAAAAAGGTTTCGGGGAAACTTTCTCTAGTTCTTATTTTTGTGGCAATAATCAATCTCGATAATCTCTTGGAAGAACCtgttaaaatttatgttttcttaTGTTATAACAATATTCTCTGGTATTATGTGACTCACTTATATATTTCTGCATAATGTGGATATAACTGTGCAGTTTGTGATGGTAATACTGAAATCTTCGGTGCCAATATCATTTGAAAATAGCAAGGAACCAGCAGCATATGCTGAGATAGTTTCAATGGGTGGCATAAATTCAGAGGTGAAGAGGAAGTTGATTGCTACTCTTGGAACCATTTTGCAGTCCAAGCTTTCTATCCCAAGAACACGATTTTTCCTCAAAGTCTTTGACACAACTGCATTTTCTACCAAATCCAGAATGTAATTATGTTAGCTTTCATATTCTTATAGCTCTCGTGCTTCAATTATCAGTTTGTTTTAATGTGTGAAATGTTATAATTTGTACTCTTCTTTGTTGAACATCGAACAAAGACAAGTTTTATTCAATGAATAAAGTATACAATCCACGCACCCTTTAAAGTTTGTAAAAGTGAATTGacaaatgattttaaatttgatcAAACAAAAAAGGTACATCCTGTTCATATTGTTACCTTTTCTTTgactaattattataattaaaccaCGTATATGGATTCTGAATTTTCCTTCATAGCATTATAAGATATACCTAATAAACATCGCGAGTgtctttaaatataattaaaaaatataaggtAAAAAGAACACTTACAAATGATTAATTTAAATGATAAGAAAATTTCTTCTTCAAACAACgtagttttgtttttaaagttttttcttaattaattgctatatataactttttttcgtaaggaaaaaaaatccaatttaatATGTGTagtgtataatatatatatatatatatatatatatttaatgctTTGTACGCGTATTATAGacacacattaaaaaaaaatatattagtatttttctttctttataatcATAgatatttattcaattttaaatatgtattataCCACCGTTTTTatgatttaaatatattaattcatttgtaatttttaatgtttatctaatttcataaaatttggttttaaattttaatattttttatttatatttaaaattataactaaatataaaatatttctgCAATCCACCAAATTCTTAATTATGTTAACAAAACTCAAACTGGCTAGGGAAATATATTTGACCTTGTATAAAAAAGAATTGGTCATTAAATTTTACGAATCACATTCGTGAATTCAAAATATGAAGAAATTTACTATGCATCCTTATATATTGTGGATACCTCAACATGAAGCTCTAAGTGGTCCTAGCTAGAAGATGAATCCATGAAAAGGAATAATTTGATATGAAACCCTTATTAGGTGGTCCTTAAGATTAAGTGGCTGAAATATTCTCTTAAGATTGAGCAAAATGACGAAAATGATAGATGGTCCTTGAAGAAGGGTCGACCAGATGAATATGATCACAGGACCAAGTTGGAGTTGATGTTgttgaagggtttggatttcCCATTGGTGGATCTCATCCTCTCATAAAAATACCAGTCAAATGTTAATGTGCATGGAATTATTTTCATACacttttaaaagttttatattatcaactaattaacaatttaagtttaacttaaccatataaaattatttataatatgagATTTGTAttcactcacttatatattatgaatgttCTTATCACtaatcgatgtgagatctccaacaccccTTTCAAGTCGAGACTGTCAACTCTTGtgtaaaactatatatttatagatgGTTCGATATCGGCCGATAGCGGGTAACCTGATAAGCTAACAAACTCTCGCTGAgataaactttaaatgactgtgatatcatattaagcctaactcaacctttaAAAACTAACTTATAATGCAGATGATAGCTCGTTCATGATTTCAGCTTGACCAAATGATTTCTCGAAAAATATTATCTGTGAAAACAAACTACCATTTTAAAGAGTTGATTAGCCGttgtacaaatattttattgaaggTGAAGGTTGGTATCTATAATACCACTTTCGGTTTGCTTTTGCATCTTTGAATAATGTCTACAAGTTGTTGTAGTTTCTCAGAGTCAAGGTTCTTGAGAACTTGTTCATTGTGAGTCTCACTTTGtgtattcttttctttctctgttTCATAATTCGTCTCGTTTTCCAAAGCATTTGCAGCATAATTCATTCTTTGTTTTATCTATAGTGGAAAACCATGTTTTGAGTAGTGTTCATTAGCTATGTGATTCATCTTGTTACAAAATGAACACATCTTTCCATAATTTTTTCCTCTCCCTCTTACATAGTTGCACCATGCAGGGTCAGAACGATTGCTTTTAACATTTGTTCTTTGGCCATATTGGTTGACACTGTAGATCAAGATTTTCGTATCCAAAAATGCACTCTCATTTAGATGTCTCTCTCATTGGAAAACCAAGGAGAAAACACGGTTAATCATTAAGAATGATCCCATCAATAAAACTTGTATTTTAACAGTATTGTAGTTCTCTCCAGATCCTTTTAAAACAATACATAATTTGCTCAGATTACCTATAGTTTGCCATAGTTTATATCACATTTCATGTGCATTTTAATTTGCAAATAAAAATAGGTAGAGGGCATAAAGAGTTCAACTCTTCCCACAAAGTCTAAGAATCAGTACAATACTCGATGATactctttctccttctttgaTGGAGTTGATTTCTTGCAAGAGGTCTGAGATGCGAAAATGATTACTTTTTCAGAACCTTTGTTCGAGATATTTCCATAACTCTTTTGCATTATCTATGTATTCGGTGCTATGGCTATTTGTGTAGTTTAGGCTTCGTGTGATCCATTACAAAAACACAAAACTAGAAAGgagaaaacaaatgaaaagaaaataaagaaaagaaaacaggGATAAGAAGATATCAGTCACATCAGAGAGCAAAGTGTGGGTTATACTTGCTATAATACCATCTGGTGTTCTGCATGATCTTTGTGCATGAGGATGTAGGCATAAGGTGGATGAAGATGAACAATAAAATAATGTGAGAGAAAacgaaaaagaataaaaaaaaattattaagaaaagttttacacatttttcttatattatgCAACGTTCATATGCAAAGCAATATACAATATATGCGAGAGAAATAAAGGAATGAACTCATTCCAAACTTCAATAAAGGACCCAAAGGCaaaaaaaccaataaaaaaaatttattataaaactaataatatacACAAGTAATATTCTCTTAAGAATCTAAATATAAGGTAAAAGTTTCacattaaaagtaaaaataagaaaatttaacaatataaaaaatatctataaacatattatattaaatttttttttgaagatgGTTTGATAATCTTATATAATTGACTAATGAttcattaatattaaatttctcTAATATATTCCattataaaattatcaaaatatgaGAATATGTTGGTTCTATAtgatttttacaaaatttagatttttatatttcttttttattgtttgaaGGTTTTCACTTAAACTAGTTAGAAGATATGTTTGTAAAGAAACTGGAACATTCATATCACATAAGAAATAATTAATGTACTAACTGTATAGTAAATAAAAAGGTACATCTCAAACTTATTAATTGTTTATGTTTTTACTTGCATGAGCTTAGATGGTGTCCTTATATTGACTTTAACATTTGATTAGTGGTTTAATAATCATATTAGTGTTTGAAGTGTTTATCAATGTGTAATCAAGATGTTTTAGGACCCTTGTATGTATATTGTTAAGGTCGGAATATGTCAAAGTAGAGTTGATTGGGTGTCTCGTAggatttttttatcatcaactTATATGATTTGTCTCAGTGTTTTTGATAAGTATCAAATTTTAGTAagatttcatattaaaatacatttgtagatattaattgataaaataactatataaTAACCCCTAgtttatgaatttaaacttttttacataatttgtgattttaatttgaatacgaacgatttatttctaaatttgtgttaatttcaagattttaggaaaaaatggagatgaaatgaCAAAAGGAGAATAACATAGAAAGTTAAAAAGGGGAAATTGGAACGCACCAGCACTCGCCCAAGCCAGAAGCTCCCAGAGGATCTCGCCCAAGCCAGAAGCTCCTAGAGGAACGTTGGACCTGTATTCATCCAACTCGCTCAGGTGAGCCCAATCATGCCcaagcgagaagtcacttagctcAAGCCCAtataggttaaatatgaggcgtgaTGCACAACCTTAGAGATCCATTTGGGAGAATAAGAGGTGATAGAAAACCTTAGAAGAGAcaaccgtcaaggagaaacatcttgctgataaaaaaaaaaggagaaacaTCATGAATGTTCTTTTTCTTGCTCTCCATGCTTGTAATAGCCAACATGACGGACTAATTCTATCATTTGCGGATTaggagtaatctgttcaaactctatGTATcaaatgatatttaaatataatattttgttcttgattgatgattgatattgtcattttatttgcaATGCTTGTTTATATGATCTGGacccttagatttgactggaaaatACTTCTAAGTTTTGaacccaaatgataatgcttaacatatttgaatgttaggaataaatttgaaatgttaattgctatcaatgTATAATTGCTATCATCTCGCTTAAACGAGATTTACCTCCCTTAAGCTAGTTTGTCGATGCAAAATTTGAGTTTCCTACCGGGAATCTCGCTCAAGTGAGATAAATGTCGCTCAAGCGAGACAGATCTCACTCAAGCGAGTTCTATGATGGAAAAAATGAGTTTTCtatattgttattaatttaatataatagttaatataaaaaaaaattaatatgatagTTAACACGTGTATACAATTGTTATTGATTTAATATCATAGTCTAAGTACGTAAACCATAATATGATAATTAACACGTGtataaaattgttattaatttaataGGGTAGTATGACATTATCAtacttttacattaactatGCAAATCAATTATGGCAAATTCTTCCACACCCtactttttccttttgaaaatattgaaattacTTATTAGTGTTGGTTTGCTTTCTTTGTTAgctttttttattgattttttaaaattttggaatCTAAAATCTATAGACTCCTCGGATTACATTGAAGTTAAAATATGTGgtttttatattttggattgtaataatttgaaataatttttttacaattcagaatctaaatttgatattttataacataaaatttgaaatataaaattttgtattttgaaatgtataattcataatatatatatatatttttattttttagtatttaattttttgatatAGTTATAAcactaaatttatattttgaattatataataaaaatataaatttatattttaaattatataattaattttttttataaattttaacttatgaattatgtaattgagaatattaaaataaattttatcttataaattatataatctcgGAAGTAAGAGAggtataataaaaacaaaagttaaCTCAGGAGAAAGGAGAAGGGTATTGTGGGGATTGTGAAATATTAGTAGCAGATATAAGGAGAGTTGAGTAAAAAAGATAGAGATTTTACCTTTCACTTTCACATTAGTGGCAGAAGAACAGAACAAGAGCTGCAGAGTGAAACGATGCCGTGCCTCAACCTCTCCACCAACGTTAACCTCGACGGCGTCGATACCTCTTCCATTCTCACCGAAGCCACCTCAACCGTCGCCAGCATCATTGGCAAACCCGAAGCCGTACGTTAACTCTCACTCTCCATTTAACGGTTCTGTAATGTCGTCTTACGCGTGCTTTCGGGTTTTGAAAATCCCGTTTCTGGGTTTTTATGCTTCGATTCTATTTTCTCAGGGTAGTacttcaatttaatttaatttaattttgatgcaactatatatataaatatatgctAATTGCTGATTAGTTCAGGGATTCCccctttttcttttgttgtCTCCATGTCTAgggtttttcttcttattattgttatttgaatctaaagttattgtttttgttatgagACCAGGGTTTGATTTTGTGTTGAGGCTTCAACTTTACTTTCGCTACGTTTGTAATACATAATGTGCCAAATTAATATGCTGgatgtaatttttgtttctacGAATGAGGTGAAAATggaaatttttttatctcttgtTTGGTTGGGAGGATAAAAGGATAGAAACCCTTGTTGTGTCTGCGTAAAGCATATGTTGATACTTGATTGCCATATTCATGTTCTATAGGTCTCTCTGTTTTTGACCTTTTGATAGCTTAGTttagtttcttttaaaattgaattgtGTTGGTGGTTCTATTGTTGTATGCTTGTAATTACAAAGTAGTAAATACCTCTCCGTACCTAAAAATGTTAAGGTATCCAAGTATGAGGTGAAAGTCCTACATGTACAAAAGAGAAAGTTGAGTGCCAAATAAGGTAAAAGATCTACTAACATATAGGCTTAAGATTTTGGTTTGAAGGTGgtgtcataattttttatttttggttgACTCATGGCTCATTGGTGGTGAATCTCCCAAGTCTTTCCTTGTAAAAAATTCCAACAGGGTTGATACTAAGATGTTGTGAGGTTAGTTTTTCTACCTGTGTTATACTATATCTATATTGCGGTTGTTTCTAATTTGGCTGCAGTTTCTAATTTGTCAAGTTAAGCTTCGTAATTCTGTGTTGAAGATATTCAGCAACATCTAGTGACGCACACTTTCGGTTTAATTTTATGTCAATGTAATCTGTTATATTTTGTGATTCAGCCTTTGGCAAACTGCTCGTTTTAAACTACACATGCTTCTTGATGGATGCTTTATGGGAGATGTTGCTACGGTGGAGTTATAGTCAATAGATATGATATAACATGAACTTTTTGTGGTTCGATTTACGATCAAGtttgatatttatattttctccTACTATATTCTTCTTGCtttgtaataatattttctttattttatttttttggtttgTCTTTAAACCTCTCGATTTACTTTTTTGCAGTATGTGATGATTGTATTGAAAGGATCAGTACCTATATCTTTTGGCGGGAATGAGCAGCCAGCGGCTTATGGTGAATTGGTGTCCATTGGTGGTCTGAGCCCTGATGTGAACAAGAAACTTAGTGCCGCCATTGCTTCAGTTCTTGAAACCAAGTTGTCTGTGCCAAAGTCGCGATTCTTCTTGAAGTTTTACGACACTAAGGCAAGTATCTAGACTCGAGAGTTCTCTTCAAAAGAAGGGCCCTTACCTTGCATTCTCTTATTCCATTCTTCCTTTTTGTTTAGGCCCATCAGAGTCAAGAATATGCACAATGTTTGCATGCTTTACACCAGCACTAGGTCATGTAAATAAATCCTCACTGTTCTAGATTTCATAGTAGCCTCTATAAGCTGTGTATACTTGATAATCCAGCCAAATTTCTTTTTGATGCTAACTACCAAAACTTTCTATGCCAATGAATAATTAGTCACATTCGTTGCTGATACTCAATGCTGATAGTGCTGTGCGTGTTCTGCAGGGTTCCAACTTTGGATGGAATGGAACTACATTCTGATTCCGGGTTATGGCGGTAATGATGCCATGGATGAACTCGTTATTCTGTGTTAGAACTTTTTTCTCTATATATAAGTACTCTGAATTTCATATAACCCCTTTGTGGACATGATGTCATTGTAATATGTTTGACAACTGGGGGTGTTGGATATGTTTATGCTTAACAAACATTATCTGGTGACCTTATGAGTGTCTTTTTAGAGGTTAATTATGCGTGGTTAAACTTGAAGTCACGTGTTGGTCATTGATTTATgtattgaaatttataaattgggTAATTTATAAATGTCTTcagaaataatataaatatattacttGAAATAGAAAAGTAGAAAAACAATAAAGTATTTAAAGTATGATTGAAATAGATGAATTATATAAAAGTAtaacaaaaagataaaaatattttaaaaacttttaatatataatacatTCAAACGTGTAAAACACAAATTTTAGCTATTCATATCCGCACTATTGTAAAAATACACCGATTTTAGAGGCATTAGGCGACAGTTTTAGAAATGTAGTATATGCACACGTCTTTTATGTAGACTATGGTCACATAACTGCAGCATATTACGCCATTATAGGCGATGATTATGTATATAATGATTGCTTATAGTGTA comes from the Phaseolus vulgaris cultivar G19833 chromosome 8, P. vulgaris v2.0, whole genome shotgun sequence genome and includes:
- the LOC137826597 gene encoding uncharacterized protein encodes the protein MPSLYITTNLNLDGVDTDPIFSEATTAVSTIIGKPEKFVMVILKSSVPISFENSKEPAAYAEIVSMGGINSEVKRKLIATLGTILQSKLSIPRTRFFLKVFDTTAFSTKSRM
- the LOC137826852 gene encoding uncharacterized protein isoform X1, whose amino-acid sequence is MPCLNLSTNVNLDGVDTSSILTEATSTVASIIGKPEAYVMIVLKGSVPISFGGNEQPAAYGELVSIGGLSPDVNKKLSAAIASVLETKLSVPKSRFFLKFYDTKAHQSQEYAQCLHALHQH
- the LOC137826852 gene encoding uncharacterized protein isoform X2, encoding MPCLNLSTNVNLDGVDTSSILTEATSTVASIIGKPEAYVMIVLKGSVPISFGGNEQPAAYGELVSIGGLSPDVNKKLSAAIASVLETKLSVPKSRFFLKFYDTKGSNFGWNGTTF